Genomic segment of Canis lupus dingo isolate Sandy chromosome 9, ASM325472v2, whole genome shotgun sequence:
TGTTTCTCTGATGGAGACCCCCGAGAAGTGGCAGGAAGCCACGCAGGTGTAAGAAGGGTGTGGGCAGAGTGGAGGCCTGGTCCCCAGCTGCTGTGCAGGTGAGGGGCCACCCAGCCTGGGAATGTTCTTGGAAGAAGCCAGCCCCTCTTGGGGTGGTCCCTGACGAGCACAATCCCACCCAGAGCTTGTCTCCTGCGGGGAAGAGAGGGGCTCCAGGAATGACCCATCAGCACACCTCCCTGTCCACTCCCGAGGCACACGTGCCGGAACACGTCTCCAGCACCACCGTGTCTGTGTATGTGCTTCTGTCCAGAGTTGTGTCACACGAGCCTTACCCTCCCTGACACTGCAGAGGAATCAGTGCCCTTGATGGCGCTTTTCTGTATAGGTGAAAGAGCAAGTTTAGGTTGGGGCCCGTCCCTGAGGCTGCTGCTGTGACCCTTGTCCCCTTGAGGCTCATGTTCCCATCCTTGCCTGTCTGACATGCATGGGGAGGGTGTTTCCATCTTTTCCACACCGTCCTCCAGTCTGTACGTGCTCACCTGAGAGAAGAGGGAATCTTGCCTGGGATAGTGAGCACCTGTGTCCACAACTGATTCTGGCCTTGAAAACAATTACTGAAGGCAGAGgaccctctgcccccttcccttcccccttcccccttcccccttcccttcctatCCCTTCCCATTGCCACCGAATTGTCTATCCTGTGGGATAAGTAGGATAGTTGAACCATTGGAATAGATCTTTTAGAGGAGAGTCCTGAGCGTTGAGACCCCCTCCCGCCAACGTCaacccctcctcccttcccccacctcgCTACAGTGTTTGGACAGGAGGGTACGGCGCTGCTGGATGCAGCAGATACTTTGGCTGATCAAAGAGGCAGCCAGGCATTTTGCACCAGGAAGAATCAGTGATCACTTTTCAGAAGACTTCTATGGACCATAATAAACATATTACGGAGGAACAGATTTTGCTAAGACGTAATCTAGTTTTATAACTCAATCATGGATCAACCACATATGGCTAACTTGCAGTTTAAAGGGATCccatcagtgaaaaaaaaaaagatttttttttaactgactgcTTTTACTTAAGTTTGAGAAAGTCCTCTCGTCAAAAGGTTTAAACCTTCCCGCCTCGATCTTAAAAAGCATGTCAAACAATCCACGTCAGATGCCATAAACAAGAACTGCGAGAGAAAATGGTACAATCTTAAATGAATGGGAATTGGAATCAAAAGGGTTTGCTGTCCTTCTTAGAATGTTCTAAAATGTCAAGGCAGTTGCTTGTGTTTAActgtgaacaaataaaaatctattgtttTGCACTACTCTGCTGTGTTGACATGAAGTGACTCATGCTGGCCTCCGAAGGCCTTGCAGGTAAAGCAGGGACCTGTCTGGATGCAGGTGGCTCCTGGCTTGGTTGGCTACCTCgggcagctggaggaggggctgACAAGTAGAATCTGGCTGTGGTCTCTGTAAGTCCCCTTGTGTTCTAGCCAATGACCTGGCACAGCCATAGGTCCTACCTTTGTCTGCCTCAGATCCCTGCCTTTCCCCTGGAGTGGCACGGGGACATGGGAGGGGTGACTTGAGTCATCTCTGAGATGCTCccgcctgcccacctgccctgctgTCCATGCTTAGAGTGCGCTCACCTCCCTGGGGGTTGCTGGCCGTTGGTTTTAATACAGTCCTTTTGGGGCAGCCGTGGTGATTTGGGGCAGACAGGATAGGcagtgatttagtgccgcctgcagcccagggtaatgatcctggagacccgggatcgagtcccatgtcaggctccccgcatggagcctgcttctccctctgcctgtgtctctgccccctctctctttttctctctctcatgaataaataaaatcttaaaaaaaaaaatacagtccttTTGGTGGAGCCCAACAACACCGAGGTTGTCAAGAGCTTACTGGTCTGGCGCAGGCTGCACCCACCACCTTCCTTCTGTGATGTTATTGGGTGTTTGGAAGATGGCAGGAAATACCTTACCCAGCTGTTAGGTCCAGCCTCACCTCACATCTCTTCCTGGGAACGCACATTTCCAGCTGCCCCCGGACATCAGTGTGCTCTGCCCATGATAATGGCAGAAGCAGACTCAGAGGtggcagttttttattttgtctggaAAATTCAGAGGTCTATTCAGATTCTCATCTGAATAGCTTCTGACTATGGAAGGAGTCCCCGCGCCAGCCTGTGGGTCTTTGGCATGAACCTCCTGAGAGCAAGCATCTATAGTGGTTGCTCTCTGCTCGTGGTTTGCTTGTGAGGCTACTGCCCAGTGTCCTCTGAGGGCTTAGGATAAATGCAGTTGTCTTTAAGGGATAAGTCCCAGGAAACCCGAGCCAGGCAGAGAGGTAGGAGAACACTTTTTATTCTTGATGGTTGCACTCGAGGAAGCAAGAATACAGAAGCTAAGTCGCCCCCTGTGAAGGGAAAAACCAACAGTCAGAGAGAACTTCCAGCAAGCTCAGAAGCCAGAGACACATTTTATAATGTCGGGGCCTTCAGTGTTGTGAAAATCAGGTAACCGTCCTTGCACAGGAGCCGTAAGACCAGAATTCTTCCGGCTTCTTGCATGGTCTCCCTCTCCCAAGTAAAGGAGAAGTGAAGGCAGGTTCACTCCACTTTGGGTTTTGGCCCAGAGACCTAATCACACTGAGGAAGTTCGTCATGCTGGCCCTCAGCCTCCCGGCAGGCCAAACAGCCTTGTCTTGCAGAGAGCTGGGCCTTGCCTACTTGCCCCTATGGCGGGAAAGGAGCTCTGAGGCCTCCAGCTCAGTGGATCGATCGGGAAAGCCAGACCTGCAGCGTGGCCGGGCCTGGCAGGGTGCACGTGGGCAGGCCAGTGGCCCCAGCTCTCAGCTGCCTCCCCAGAACACCCTCTCCCAACAACACTGGAAGTGGGGGTCCTCTTCATTGGCACAGACCTTGACACTCAGAGGCAAGAGCTTAGAAGTTaaagtgagaaaggagagaggttCTCGACAGTATATTGGGCAGGCCCCCTTGGGGTTCATCAGTGGCGGGGGCTGTGGGTGCCAAAGAATGGATCAGACAGTGGAGACCAAGTTAAGTGACAAAGCACTGTACGGGACGCAGGTTGTCAGCTCTGAGTTACAGTTTCCCGCCAGGTGGTCTCCAGGGAGGTTTTGAACATCCTTTGTCATTCCTCCTAGGTTTGGGGCTGTCTTTTGTAAGTTGCCTACGTTTGTGTTTTCTTAACCGAGGCTGGGTGCCTGTGGTCCAGGAAGGATGAGTGGCCGCCGCCCCGATGGCTTCCTGGCGTGCCTGGGACTCACTCACATGCTGCAGTGCTTTGCGGGGCAGCTTCTCCGAGTGGGCGATCCATTCTTTCATTAAGTCCAGGACGATGGGGATGAGGCTGACGACGCCTCCGTAGTGATTCCTGGCCTCGTCACAGCTTAGGTGGTTCACCACATCATGAGGGTACCTGTGGGGTGGCAAGAGGGACTCATCCAGACCTGGGGCAGGCTCTGATCCAGACTGCAGACATCAGAATCCCCTGGGGAGGTTTCAGGGCTGCATGGGCCATACCACACTCTCTACCAGATGTTGGGCAACAAACCCTGGCTAATCCTGTTGTGAGGGGcaggactctggaaccactcACCTGTGGTTGTAGAAACCCAGATTAGGGGCTGTGGAAACCTGCCATAACTGCTCCAAAATGTACTGCTTAGTCCCTCTGACTCTTCTTCACCCCAATAACTAAACCATATGCTCCAGAATATGGCACTTTGTGCCGAGGGCGCAGAATTAACTAGGTAGCCAcactggcagggctggggcttcTCTGTGGGCTTCTGGGAACATGTGCTCTGTGATCCCCTTCCCTTTGCCGGGTGTCAACTCCAGTGAGAGGGCTTGCGTCCCACTCTATCTTCAGCTTCAGTAAAATGATCGGTGGGGTTGGGCCATCCAATAAATCAGTGGGCCTGAGATTTCCCACCTGGGCAGGGGGCCTGGAGGCACCTGCCCTCATGCAGAAGGCTGCTTCTTCCTGTTGGACCCCTCCTTTCCAGCCCCGCCCTGCTGCCTGGGCCTCCAAAACAGGCCCAGAAGCGACTTACTTTGCTCTAAGGTTGCTTAGGTCATTGCTTTGGCTAACCAGGGATTTGCATTTCTCAAGCAGGTTGTTGGTGACTGGAGTGCCAGAGTGCAGGGCCTCAAAGTGCTGGCACAGCTTGTTCAGCTCCGAGCAGATGTCCAGGAACATGAGCAGAATGCGCCGGTCTGTGGAGTTGTTGCAGTAGTGCTCTGTGTAGCTCTGCACCTGTGAGGGCCCACACGATGGGAGCTGAGGCAGCACCACTGGGCCCCTGGTGAGTTTCTGGGCCAAACACCAGGAAGCAGCGCCCCATACCCCTgttcctcccagcctcccagagtCACAGGGCAGAGGCCAGTCACACTGAAGCATCTGCATGCACAGGCTGCTATATACAGTTAACGTCATGGAGTGCCCCCTGCACTGTGCCGAGCTTTGCGGCCTGGCCCTCACAACACCCTCACCTGAGCCCTACGCGCTGGGTGCCTTTTCAAGTCCTTATTTTGCAGGTGACTAGTGGGGGCCATAGAGGTCAAATCACTTGCTCGGGCACCAGGGAGAGTGGCTAGGCTGGCCTTTGGCCCCAGCTCTGGGCCCTGAGCTCCCACCTTGCACCAGGCTCCACATGCTTCAGCCCATACCTAAAGAGGGCTGCTCCCTGACCTTTCATGCCTCAAGCCTGCTCAGAGGACCCACTCCTCAGGAGTGAGAAGCAAGCAGAAGGCACTACAATCCTTTGAAGTTTCATTGTCCTGTGTTTCCAGGGCCTCTCCCTGGGAAAGGGATCTTCCATAGGAGAACAAAAGGTAGTCtttacctcacaccacacaccAAAATCAACTCTAGGATGAAGAGCTTCAATGCCAAAACAACACGGAAGCTCCCAAGTGTTCCAGGTACAAGAGCAGGGAAACCTTTCTGAAATCATTAAAGGTGCTCAGAATGGTAATATGGTTGATCCACTTTTAACTCTCCTCAGGGGGCATGGAGGTCCTTCCCTGGCAGGGGCTCTTCCCCTCCATGCAACCTCcaccccccctgccctgcctATCACTCTGGATC
This window contains:
- the SPACA9 gene encoding sperm acrosome-associated protein 9 isoform X2, whose translation is MNEAKESLRSIEQKYKLFQQQQFTFIAALEHCRENAHDKIRPIASIGQVQSYTEHYCNNSTDRRILLMFLDICSELNKLCQHFEALHSGTPVTNNLLEKCKSLVSQSNDLSNLRAKYPHDVVNHLSCDEARNHYGGVVSLIPIVLDLMKEWIAHSEKLPRKALQHGAT
- the SPACA9 gene encoding sperm acrosome-associated protein 9 isoform X1 → MNEAKESLRSIEQKYKLFQQQQFTFIAALEHCRENAHDKIRPIASIGQVQSYTEHYCNNSTDRRILLMFLDICSELNKLCQHFEALHSGTPVTNNLLEKCKSLVSQSNDLSNLRAKYPHDVVNHLSCDEARNHYGGVVSLIPIVLDLMKEWIAHSEKLPRKALQHVSESQARQEAIGAAATHPSWTTGTQPRLRKHKRRQLTKDSPKPRRNDKGCSKPPWRPPGGKL